A segment of the Gossypium hirsutum isolate 1008001.06 chromosome D10, Gossypium_hirsutum_v2.1, whole genome shotgun sequence genome:
CGAACAAAATTGAAGCCTTCTAATTCATCCTTGCTCTGTATTGAACTCCAAAATCCATTGTCTTGGATCTCTAACTCTTTTTCTCGAAATTTCTTCATGATAAAGTATTGAACGAATAAGTTGAGCTTTGACTTCAACTATTTGGATTTGGATCTCGTGATTGGGCCTTGAGGGAATTTAAGCCCATCTCCATCATAAACTTCCTTGCTCTGTATTGAACTCCAAAATCTATTGTCTTGGATCTCTAACTCTTTTTCTCGAAATTTCTTCATGATAAAGTCTTGAACGAATATATAAGTTGAGCTTTGACTTCAACTGTTTGGATTTGGATCTCGTGATTGGGCCTTGAGGGAATTTAAGCCCATCTCCATCATAAACTTTGAATTGGATTGGGCCATTTGTATCAAAAAGTCTTTGAGAtgattttgacaaaaaatattaTATCTGATAATaagacttgaaaaaaaaaaaactaaacccacTTAGACATGGGCAACTCATGTTTTAATATTCAAAGCCCGAGCTTGACCTTACCCGACTTgttttcaaatttataatatgatttttttcttgtttcatatattatgtaatttatatcattttaaaataaatatattatatgataacataaatattaaaaaatatagtaagttatttatgtttaaaaatttaataaaaatatatgtaatgatagtaaaaatatataaatactaaatattaaatgaaaataatagacAGACTtaaataaactttaattaattattacaaataaaaatgaattgaaacaaaatttaaagtttatattttaaatccaACCAAACTTAAAGAATTATACATGATATTAATACAATACATCATTTTGATCCAAACCCAATCTGACGTACACACTTCTACCAATACCATATGTACGAAAGCACTAAATAAATGATCTTACTAGTTGCTACACGAAATAAAGAAGATAATTATTAATGGAACCCAAATTAGGTTAATGACAACGTGGAGACAAATGTTGGGAAACcactttactttttatttttatgtaattattaCAAAGTGTTTAATTTGCACGCTCAATCCATTTAATGTCTTTTCACCAAGTCTAAAACTTTTTTGGTTCAACATTTTTTACGATAATAGCATTTTTGTCAtgggtaaaaatatataaaaagaaaactgCTATAGTATTtttgtattatgattttttattattactcaTAGTTCTAATAGCAACGTAACTAATATAATTCGAACTCATGTTACATTTGGAACGATGAACACTCTGACTATCCAACCAACATACGAGattcattattttatatattttaatttagtacaAATCCCTTCTCAAATCATGTCTTTGTAGCCATAGTTTCCAAACATTTCCCCTCAAAATTCAAATAGTTTTTAACCccaaaaataatttcaaacagGGTTATTTCGTCTAAGGTTCAAGCACTTGAAATTGGacctttatttcaaaattttgaaaagaaaacagATTCCATGATTTTGAGGTGCTAGGGTAAGGCCATAGAACTCTATGAGAAAAGAAAGGGTAAAGCATGCATTGAAACGTGGGCAACCGACCCCCACACTGACATGAACCAACAAGCTGTAACTCTATCTTGATTTTCCATTGCATTTTCCCTTTGTTTGATGGTTCAAGGATTTATCCTAATGCCACTATAGAAAGAATGAGTTAATTTACAATATATGattgttattaaatatatatattaacttgaGTAAATATACAGCACATctttaaactaatttaaatattaaatcattttaattgagtttttaaagtactcaaattttatcaatcaaaattttttattaatctaaTATCAACTTAAATCTAACGGGaagcatattttattaattaggtctttGTAATATTAGATTGATTGGAAGCAGGATGACTAAATTCATGGATAGGTGTTAAAGGTCTTGCAAATAAGAACTGAACTATGGGGTGACGGAGTCTATACTCCAAAATGCTCTCAATACTGAAGTCGGTGAAGAGCTCTTGGCGTTGTAGGAGGTAAGAGGAGATTTTAACATAGCAATGATAAAATGAGGAAGATGATCGAGAAAGAAATAGAACTTGGCTTTGGGATTGCTGTAGGAGTTATCTTTTGTCTATAGATGGAAGGGGATTGGTCGATCCTATTGCCTTTAGCCAGCAAGATTGTATCGCCTTGTAGTTTGTGTGCCAGTACTTAGGCAAACGCATATGTTTGGGGTTGCAATGAAACTTCAAGCTCTCGTATTTTAGGTTAACTTACTGCTAACTATCATTTGCTTGCGTTTTAAGTTCTATAGACTCGTTTGGTCAAGTTATATAATTCGAgataacaaaataataagaaatttactATATTATTCTTGtattatgatttatatatatataatttatgacaAATCCTtttgtgataaaaaaataaattacatcaaAGTAAATTGATCGAAAACTCCActaattttattttgttgaagTAAATCCAAGACCTCGATTGGTGCTACATCAAGAACCTGCAACCTTAACCTCCATGTTAAGCTTAATTTGACTAGAAAATTAGCTACTAGATTATATTCTCTAAGAACAAATCTTATCTTCCATTGTCCTTTAATTCTTATAATTTGTTTAATCCTCTTAATTACAATGATTCCTGAATCAGCCATCTCATTGTTGCATAAAATTCCAATCACTTCCAAGATATCTGTATTTATAATAACCTTTTTGATACTTTTGTTGAGTAGAATCGTAAAGCCATCTAAAATGACTTATAATTAAACCTCAAAAGCTGTGCATCTTTTCAAATAAGTACTGAACCTGGTCTCGCAAAACACCACCTGCCAAGCATTCCCACTATCTCTAGCTATTGCACCATCAGTACAGTTCCAAACATTTTTTGACCTAAAATTCTAACAATGTTGACCCCTACAACAATTTCAAACAAGTCTCATTTCTTCAAAGGATTAAGCACTTGAAATTGGGCCTCTATCAATCTTCACATTGGGTCAGACCCCTATATATATCGTAatctaatttgttaaattatttcataatttagaaaggaaataaaaatagaaGATTCCATGATTTTCAGACGGCAGGAAAGGCCATAGCCCTATGAGAATAGAGAAGCTAAAGCATTGAAACGTGGCCAACCGACCCCCACCTTGACATGAACCCAAGACCTTCTCCATCTCCCATTTCGTGAACCCAAAAACAATAATTACTAATgctattattatatttgctttggaatataaaattcaattatttggttaataaaaggtaacatatattttactaaattattctcataaatttacttttatttttattctttattaaacaatcatttaaccttatactaatttattttactaataaattaatGTGTTTCTCTTATAAATTGTGTAtctttttttaagaaataaattgaaattgaagaaaaacgaCAAGTAGATAGAAGtttttttatgggtaaactattaaaatagtcatttttgtttccctcaagttacattttaatcacttatgtttgaaatgttacgttttagtcacttacattatcatgttgtaacattttagtcacggggtgttaattgtcgttaacgctGTAAcgataagctgacgtggcacgttaaatcatcattttaaacaaaaattttaggttaaattatacaattggtccttatattttttcgttttgagaaaaaaattcttttacgttaaaagagatggagaagggaggaaaataggggaagaagcagaagagaatggaaaataaagaaaaaagaaagaaagttaaaagaacataaataaataaattgctcaaaatgaaaaaaatatgaggaccaattgtataatttaacctaaaatttttgtttgaaatgatgatttaatatgtcacgtcagcttactgttacaccgttaactacaattaacggctcaatgactaaaatgtcacAACATGTTAACataagtgaccaaaacgtaacatttcaaacataagtgactaaaatataacctgagggaaacaaaagtgactattttggtagtttaccctttctaattcatataattttttagggtaaactacaaaatagtcacttatgtttgaaatattacgttttagtcacttacattattgtTTTGTAATGAAGTGTTCACTTTACCGTTAAACTCCGTTACCTTCCTAATGgtagtcctacgtggcagtccaaatgggttttaaatgtcaacttagaTGTCCAGTTGTTGggatgaaaataagtttttaattaaataaatttaatttgaactgccatgtaggacatccaagttggcatttaaaacccatttggattgTCACGTATGACCGTTGCCAGGGAGGTAACAGAGCTTAatggtagagtgatcacttcgtaacaaaacgataacgtaagtgactaaaatgtaacattttaaacataagtgactaaaatgtaatctgaaacaaacaaaagtgactatttttatagtttaccatttttttatttatcaaaatggcGGGAAAAATAcatgttattattataatttaaatttaaccaaGTTATAAACAAATGGTaacattattataaataaaacattttgagacaaaatgaaatagataaaatataatataacaaataaaatactaatttttCTTACTTTatgataataattataataataattatagtttaaatgttacttgaaaatatatataaaaataaattttaattaattagttattattattattttgttccattttaagtaaaataaatcaaactcatttaaaataatgtaaaaaaaactcattaaaaattataataaagttTATCAAAAATTCACATTATCCTGGGAACATATTActtgaaagaaaaatatattgaaattacgCTTATATTATTGAGAAtgtaatctaaataaaaaaaatgttattttgaaaacttacATTAATCCTGAAAATATAAGATTACTTAAACCTAACAGTAGCATAAACTAATACTGATTGCAATTCCATTTACTCTTTGTTTGATGGTTCTCCTAAGGCCTGTAGAAAGAAAGAGGTAATCTTTTAACATTATCATCCAAAACTTAGGATTCCATtaacatgattgagaagaacaATGATGATATAATTTAGGGTGTTTAGATAATCCAGGGACATTACCCTCCCATCTTTCTTTCTCTTGAAAAGATTCATCAAGTACATACATCCATATCTTTATTTTTCCCCTGTCCAAATTTCTGAAATATGCAGTTCAATTTAAACATCAGATCCGACATACTTTTGCTTCTCTTTTTTAAAAGGCTGACACATATGAACCTGGCAACCAGAGATGGAGCTTTGTCACTGGATGCCAACATAGATTGCTACCCTTATGCAATAACTTTTTGGCCCCCCAACTCTGCTAGTTTCACCAACTTCTTCATTTTTTCCTAGCAAGAAAATGACCCATCATAGCCTATGCAAAACATCATACTCTATAGTTTAATTTGTCATTAGACAAAATAAATGTTGATTCATGAGGGGATTAGTGGAAATGTTTACAAGAAGGATAGCATGTTGAAAAGAAGAAAGCAAATTAAAATGAGCTGTGGGGCCTTGGAAGGAGCAAATGAACTGGTTCTGCTGCCATTGTACCATGATGGCTTTTTACCTTTGAGATCATAAGGTTGGGGACAAGTTATGTTGTCAACCTTGCCTTCGTTGCCCAAGCAAGTCCTGGTTTGAAGATACGTGGATATATTGCTGGCTAGATGGTAGCTTGTGCATAGCCCATTGTTGCCTCTAACATCAAGCCTTTTGCCTAGTCTATTGATGAAATCCTGTGGTAGTAGTAGTTCCCCACTTAGCTTGTTATGACTCAGATTAAGCTGGTCTAGATTTGGAAGTGACCCCAAATTTGAAGGGATTGTGCCTGTGAGGGTGTTGTTGTCTAGAGACAAGGCAGAGAGGTTCTTCAATGATGACAAGGAGTTTGGTATTGGACCTATTAACCCACATCCTGAGAAGCTGATTGATGTAAGGCTCTTGAGGGACCCCATAAATAAAGGAATCAGTGAATTTATGGGATTGTAATCAAATATTAAGTACTGTACCTGGTCCAAACCTGAGAGTGTTTCAGGGATTGGACCATTGATGAAGTTATGGCTCAAATCAAGCAATGCCAACCTGTTTAGCTTCCCTAGCTCTGGTGGTACCTTCCCATGAATCCTGTTTGAGCACAAATCAACTTTTTGAAGATGTTGAAGCTGACCCAAAGCAAATGGCAACACCCCTGTAAGATCATTGGAGCTTAACTCCAAAATGGCTAAACTTTTTAGCCCTTCAATCTCTTGAGGGATTTCACCACTTAGATTGTTGTAACTTAGGTCCAGTTGCTCCAAGTTGACTAGCCAACCAAGCTCACCAGGGATGTTTCCTTGTAGATTGTTCTGTGACAGGCTCAGTACCCTTAGCCTAGTCAGATTCCCCAAGCTTGGGGGAACATTTCCAGATAGAGATGGATTTGATTGAAGTGATAGGTGTTCCAAGGAAGACAATGCACCAAACAATGTAGGAGACAACATAACAGTTGAAGTTACAAAACAGTTGAAAATAGAGAGGGTTCTAAGGTAAGGTAGTTTAAGCAAGGAATCTGATATTTTAGCTGAAGGTTGACAAGGTGGGGTGGCAACATCAGGGCCAATATGAATAGCTGTAACATGAAAGATTGGAGGGTCTTGGCCAATCTCACATTCAATCCCAGGCCATGGAGTGTTGGTGCATGGCTCGGGGTGCACTTCAGCCCAACCAGGTTCATCTAGAAGTGAACCTATAACATCAAAAAGCCCCAAAAGCTCACCTTCTTCCATCACAATATCACTCTCATCCAAATTCCTCTGCATTGCAATCGCCATACAAGATAAAACAAGGAACCCAGCAAGGAAAATAGGAAGAGAAGCCATGAGAGAACACAAGAAACAAAGACCCGCACACAAATATAAAGCATTCAGAGAGATTGCAGACTACTACAACAACAACCAGTTGTTGAACAAAAATATTTGATGAGCAAAAAAGAAGGAAACTAAAGGAATATCTACCAGTTTATTGCTTAAACCCCTTCGTGTCAGTGACTGAGAAAAAAAAAGGCTGCTAGCTGTTGGTATTCCAGAAATGGGAAGTGAGTGAGATAAGGacggtgttgtttttttatttgcaTGAGAGAAGAAAGACAGTCACTATAAGAGAAACAAATAGTCAGGGgagtcaaaatatatatatatatcaaacaaaagaaaacaaaagaaaaatggatttaaaaaaaagaagaaaaaggatgtAGTTTAAGCATGATTTGACATGGCTTTTCCTCAGTATCAACACTGAAGCCGACCCAACAAGCATTGCTTTTGCAGAGCTACAGTTGCCTCTCTCAGATTCTCTCGCTGTCGACGCTATAATCTCTACGTGTTTGTTTTTTTACCCTGTTGGTTTGGCTGCACGCCACCCTACGtgtttttttcttacctttataTAGATGGAATTACGGAGGTTACATCTATTTAAAGATTCTTTTCCGGTGAACTCAATTTAAGCTTTGATATTTGGTGTTAGAAAAGtaatacataattaaaaaattggATGACTTATTACCCTTTCAACAgcttaaaatttctttttaagtaaaataaagcaatcacatatatcattAGGGACTAGAATTTAAGTAAATACAAATCGCACGACCTTAAGtggttgttttattttaaatttacttaAGTTAATCTAACTCTTGATAGATGAAAATTCTTACGAAAATTCtataaaacactaaaatataACGGAAGCAACTCAAAGCAAAAGAGCAACGAAAAAAATTAAGAAGTCATGAGAAAGTAATGCACACAATATGTTTGagtaaatgttttcaaatataTTCTTTTAACTCAAGAATAAGTGAAGTACAATACGATGATTACAAATAATGGGAAATCTTCTATTTACAGTTGAGCTCCCCAAATTCAATAGTACAGATTGAATTATATCAGCGGCTGAGATTAGTGTTTATCTACAATATGAGAGTCTTAAGATATTTAAACTCTATATGTCTTTATCCTTTAGAATTTACAATACTTACCTTGGTAACTCTAGTTATACTGTATTGTTTCACTTGACCATTAATGTTTCAAGTTGATGAGCTTCTTCATGTGTTTCACGAATTGGGTTAGTTTAAGTAGGTTAAATGAGACACCAGTTGACCTCCATGAGACGCTTTTTATGCATTCATCACAAGTTTTGATTCGCATCTCGTGACAAATGTGGGCCCCatgattatatattaaaaaaagatttaattgCTCAAAAATGTcgaaaatatttcaaatttacaaGATTAGGCCAATTTAAGGAAAACGTTTCCAACTAGAAGTGTTATAAGATGAAATATAGAAAAACGCTTCATAAT
Coding sequences within it:
- the LOC121222324 gene encoding receptor like protein 29, giving the protein MASLPIFLAGFLVLSCMAIAMQRNLDESDIVMEEGELLGLFDVIGSLLDEPGWAEVHPEPCTNTPWPGIECEIGQDPPIFHVTAIHIGPDVATPPCQPSAKISDSLLKLPYLRTLSIFNCFVTSTVMLSPTLFGALSSLEHLSLQSNPSLSGNVPPSLGNLTRLRVLSLSQNNLQGNIPGELGWLVNLEQLDLSYNNLSGEIPQEIEGLKSLAILELSSNDLTGVLPFALGQLQHLQKVDLCSNRIHGKVPPELGKLNRLALLDLSHNFINGPIPETLSGLDQVQYLIFDYNPINSLIPLFMGSLKSLTSISFSGCGLIGPIPNSLSSLKNLSALSLDNNTLTGTIPSNLGSLPNLDQLNLSHNKLSGELLLPQDFINRLGKRLDVRGNNGLCTSYHLASNISTYLQTRTCLGNEGKVDNITCPQPYDLKGKKPSWYNGSRTSSFAPSKAPQLILICFLLFNMLSFL